In Drosophila nasuta strain 15112-1781.00 chromosome 4, ASM2355853v1, whole genome shotgun sequence, a single genomic region encodes these proteins:
- the LOC132794930 gene encoding phosphatidylinositol 5-phosphate 4-kinase type-2 beta isoform X1 — protein sequence MDKKISSTSQPRILKKKHFRVKHQKVKLFRANEPILSVFMWGINHTINELSHVNIPVMLLPDDFRAYSKIKVDNHLFNKENMPSHFKVKEYCPLVFRNLRERFGVDDVDYRESLTRSQPVQIDSSGKSGAQFYQSYDKFFIIKSLNSEEIERMHAFLKHYHPYVVERHGKTLLPQYLGMYRITVESVQYYFVVMRNIFSSQLTIHKKFDLKGSTVDREASEKELEKHLPTLKDNDFIKQKVKLEIGDEPKKKLLDTLSNDIDLLIKLHIMDYSLLVGIHDCVRAEEEALHGDSTLATGRSENSESEECDSGERWTYNTPPDSPRGAQYKEVVYEVDIYAIPSIEERREIYFIAIIDVLTQYGVKKQAAKAAKTVKYGSNVDGISTCDPEQYAKRFLEFMDKAIE from the exons ATGGATAAAAAGATCTCGTCAACTTCACAGCCACgcattttaaaaaagaaacatttccGGGTGAAGCATCAAAAAGTCAAACTTTTTCGAGCCAATGAACCAATTCTCAGTGTATTCATGTGGGGAATAAATCATACT ATAAATGAATTAAGCCATGTAAACATACCAGTAATGTTGCTGCCGGACGACTTTCGGGCGTATTCGAAAATCAAAGTTGATAACCATTTGTTTAATAA AGAGAATATGCCGTCACACTTTAAAGTAAAGGAATACTGTCCTCTTGTATTCCGCAATTTGCGTGAACGTTTCGGTGTCGATGATGTTGATTATCGTGAATCATTGACCAGATCACAGCCTGTGCAAATTGATTCATCCGGTAAATCAGGAGCACAATTTTATCAAAGTTATGATAAATTctttataattaaaagtttaaactCGGAAGAAATCGAACGCATGCATGCTTTTCTCAAACATTATCATCCA TACGTTGTTGAAAGACATGGAAAAACGCTTTTGCCCCAATATCTGGGCATGTACCGGATTACTGTGGAGAGCGTGCAAtactattttgttgttatgcgCAATATATTCAGCTCTCAGTTGACAATACATaa aaaatttgaCTTGAAGGGCAGTACAGTTGATAGAGAGGCTTCTGAAAAAGAGCTGGAGAAACATTTGCCTACACTTAAAGACAATGActtcataaaacaaaaagtcaaGTTGGAAATTGGAGATGAACCTAAGAAAAAATTACTGGATACTCTCAGCAACGATATTGAT CTTCTAATAAAGCTGCACATTATGGATTATTCTTTGCTGGTTGGTATACATGACTGTGTGCGAGCTGAGGAAGAGGCTCTCCATGGAGACAGCACTTTAGCAACTGGACGCAGTGAGAATAGCGAAAGCGAAGAATGCGATAGTGGTGAACG ctGGACGTATAACACACCACCCGATTCGCCAAGAGGTGCGCAATATAAGGAAGTTGTTTATGAAGTCGACATCTATGCTATTCCAAGTATTGAAG AAAGACGAGAAATctattttattgcaataatCGATGTTCTCACACAATATGGAGTCAAGAAGCAG gcagcaaaagcagcaaagacAGTTAAATACGGTAGTAATGTTGATGGAATATCGACATGTGATCCTGAACAATATGCCAAAAGATTCCTGGAATTTATGGATAAAGCTatagaatag
- the LOC132794930 gene encoding phosphatidylinositol 5-phosphate 4-kinase type-2 beta isoform X2, whose translation MDKKISSTSQPRILKKKHFRVKHQKVKLFRANEPILSVFMWGINHTINELSHVNIPVMLLPDDFRAYSKIKVDNHLFNKENMPSHFKVKEYCPLVFRNLRERFGVDDVDYRESLTRSQPVQIDSSGKSGAQFYQSYDKFFIIKSLNSEEIERMHAFLKHYHPYVVERHGKTLLPQYLGMYRITVESVQYYFVVMRNIFSSQLTIHKKFDLKGSTVDREASEKELEKHLPTLKDNDFIKQKVKLEIGDEPKKKLLDTLSNDIDLLIKLHIMDYSLLVGIHDCVRAEEEALHGDSTLATGRSENSESEECDSGERWTYNTPPDSPRGAQYKEVVYEVDIYAIPSIEDEKSILLQ comes from the exons ATGGATAAAAAGATCTCGTCAACTTCACAGCCACgcattttaaaaaagaaacatttccGGGTGAAGCATCAAAAAGTCAAACTTTTTCGAGCCAATGAACCAATTCTCAGTGTATTCATGTGGGGAATAAATCATACT ATAAATGAATTAAGCCATGTAAACATACCAGTAATGTTGCTGCCGGACGACTTTCGGGCGTATTCGAAAATCAAAGTTGATAACCATTTGTTTAATAA AGAGAATATGCCGTCACACTTTAAAGTAAAGGAATACTGTCCTCTTGTATTCCGCAATTTGCGTGAACGTTTCGGTGTCGATGATGTTGATTATCGTGAATCATTGACCAGATCACAGCCTGTGCAAATTGATTCATCCGGTAAATCAGGAGCACAATTTTATCAAAGTTATGATAAATTctttataattaaaagtttaaactCGGAAGAAATCGAACGCATGCATGCTTTTCTCAAACATTATCATCCA TACGTTGTTGAAAGACATGGAAAAACGCTTTTGCCCCAATATCTGGGCATGTACCGGATTACTGTGGAGAGCGTGCAAtactattttgttgttatgcgCAATATATTCAGCTCTCAGTTGACAATACATaa aaaatttgaCTTGAAGGGCAGTACAGTTGATAGAGAGGCTTCTGAAAAAGAGCTGGAGAAACATTTGCCTACACTTAAAGACAATGActtcataaaacaaaaagtcaaGTTGGAAATTGGAGATGAACCTAAGAAAAAATTACTGGATACTCTCAGCAACGATATTGAT CTTCTAATAAAGCTGCACATTATGGATTATTCTTTGCTGGTTGGTATACATGACTGTGTGCGAGCTGAGGAAGAGGCTCTCCATGGAGACAGCACTTTAGCAACTGGACGCAGTGAGAATAGCGAAAGCGAAGAATGCGATAGTGGTGAACG ctGGACGTATAACACACCACCCGATTCGCCAAGAGGTGCGCAATATAAGGAAGTTGTTTATGAAGTCGACATCTATGCTATTCCAAGTATTGAAG ACGAGAAATctattttattgcaataa